The following coding sequences lie in one Oncorhynchus kisutch isolate 150728-3 linkage group LG3, Okis_V2, whole genome shotgun sequence genomic window:
- the LOC109873729 gene encoding nodal homolog: MMQETLCSSEKLLHHSRHYKSSPESSLGYLNSYHPHRYPLYMMQLYRSIKTAADNSPSPHDSDSVLSLIAKGCHQVGEKWTITFDMSSISASDDVQLSELRIRLPAFSASKHVTLDIYHSRKQDCESDTELCSEERLLLGSFGASPSDTRSQWNVFNLTALLKYWMHQGDTVTQSQEARVLVIEKEHESGAPDDGEEIDMAYIGHFTHKKIKVHHPTDERVMMVVFSKHNLSRDGESAPTLIRTVEHSKYAILDQVSREAQGRRHKRNRMERVRMAGGIAANATGSSTEAVQRPLCRKIDMWVDFDHIGWNEWIVYPKRYNAFRCEGECPTPVDESFSPTNHAYMQSLLRLYHPDRVGCPSCVPTRLSPLSMLYYGDEDVVLRHHEDMIVEECGCH, translated from the exons ATGATGCAGGAAAC GCTTTGCAGTTCGGAGAAACTGTTGCACCATTCCCGGCATTACAAGAGCTCACCCGAGTCCAGTTTAGGATATCTGAATTCGTACCATCCCCATAGGTACCCTCTATACATGATGCAGCTGTACCGCTCCATCAAGACCGCAGCCGATAACAGCCCCTCTCCACACGATTCTGATTCAGTCCTCAGTCTGATAGCAAAAG GATGCCATCAAGTGGGTGAGAAATGGACCATTACTTTCGACATGTCCTCCATCTCTGCGAGTGACGACGTCCAGCTGTCAGAGCTTCGGATCAGACTACCAGCGTTCTCCGCTTCCAAACACGTCACATTGGACATTTATCACTCACGAAAGCAGGACTGCGAGTCTGACACTGAACTGTGCAGCGAGGAGCGCCTTCTCTTGGGCAGCTTTGGCGCATCGCCCAGTGACACCAGGTCTCAATGGAACGTGTTCAATCTGACAGCTCTGCTCAAATATTGGATGCACCAGGGAGACACAGTGACGCAAAGCCAAGAAGCAAGAGTCCTTGTGATAGAGAAAGAACACGAGAGTGGGGCACCGGACGACGGAGAGGAAATTGACATGGCCTACATCGGGCATTTTACGCACAAGAAAATCAAGGTTCACCATCCGACAGACGAACGGGTTATGATGGTTGTCTTCTCCAAGCACAACCTGTCCCGAGATGGCGAGAGCGCACCCACTCTCATCCGTACTGTGGAGCACTCCAAATACGCAATTTTGGACCAAGTCAGCCGTGAAGCTCAAGGACGACGCCACAAGAGAAACCGAATGGAGAGAGTGCGAATGGCCGGCGGAATTGCAGCTAATGCTACTGGGTCCTCGACTGAAGCCGTCCAACGCCCACTCTGTCGGAAGATTGACATGTGGGTAGATTTCGACCACATCGGCTGGAACGAGTGGATTGTGTATCCAAAACGCTACAACGCCTTCCGCTGCGAGGGCGAGTGCCCTACTCCGGTGGATGAATCCTTCAGTCCCACCAACCACGCATACATGCAA agcctGTTGAGACTGTACCATCCGGATCGCGTGGGTTGTCCGTCCTGCGTGCCCACGCGCCTCAGCCCGCTGTCCATGCTGTACTACGGGGACGAAGACGTTGTGTTGCGGCATCACGAGGACATGATCGTGGAGGAGTGTGGCTGTCACTGA
- the LOC109880295 gene encoding eukaryotic translation initiation factor 4E-binding protein 2, giving the protein MSTGCQKTTTSKAIPTRRVTINDASHMPNDYSTTPGGTLFSTTPGGTRIIYDRKFLLECRSSPLARTPPCSLPNIPGVTSPPSKHINNVKAHNREPLNNNITAPADKSTGDDAQFEMDI; this is encoded by the exons ATGTCTACGGGCTGTCAGAAGACCACTACTAGCAAGGCCATTCCGACCAGGCGGGTGACCATAAACGACGCCTCGCACATGCCCAACGACTACTCCACTACTCCCGGGGGAACTCTGTTCAGCACAACACCTGGag gtACAAGAATCATCTACGACCGGAAGTTCCTGCTGGAGTGCCGCAGTTCCCCGCTGGCCAGGACTCCACCGTGCTCTCTCCCCAACATTCCAGGGGTCACCAGCCCACCCTCCAAACACATCAACAATGTAAAGGCCCATAACAGAGAGCCACTGAACAACAACATCACTGCACCTGCTGACAAAAGcactg gtgACGATGCACAGTTTGAAATGGACATCTAA